Proteins from a genomic interval of Sphingobacterium lactis:
- the map gene encoding type I methionyl aminopeptidase, whose translation MSKVYYKTAEEIEQVRESANVLSQLLAEIAGIIQPGITTLSLDKFAFDFISDHKGTPAFLNYHGFPYSLCISVNDQIVHGFPSDYVLKEGDIVSVDGGVNLNGFISDSAYTFGVGEISAEAQQLLDVTKASLYAGIEQAVAGKRVGDISSAVQEYVAPYKYGIVRELVGHGVGFHLHEKPEVPNYGKRGAGPKLEEGLVICIEPMINAGKAGVKFWDDGWTVSTVDGKLSAHFEQMVAIKKGEPDVLLNFEAIEKVLNKK comes from the coding sequence ATGTCTAAAGTATATTATAAAACAGCAGAAGAAATTGAGCAAGTGCGAGAGTCAGCTAATGTACTCTCGCAGTTACTTGCTGAGATTGCCGGTATCATCCAACCTGGAATTACCACGCTATCCCTGGATAAATTTGCTTTCGATTTCATCAGTGATCATAAGGGAACCCCGGCGTTCTTGAACTACCATGGTTTCCCATACTCGCTATGTATTTCCGTGAACGATCAGATCGTGCATGGTTTTCCGAGTGATTACGTGTTGAAGGAAGGTGACATTGTATCGGTGGATGGAGGTGTGAATCTGAACGGGTTTATTTCCGATTCGGCCTACACTTTCGGTGTCGGTGAGATTTCGGCAGAAGCCCAACAATTGCTGGATGTAACCAAGGCATCACTTTATGCTGGTATCGAACAGGCTGTGGCTGGAAAACGCGTAGGCGATATTTCATCCGCTGTTCAGGAATATGTTGCCCCTTATAAATACGGTATCGTTCGGGAGTTGGTTGGCCACGGGGTCGGCTTTCACTTGCACGAGAAACCGGAAGTGCCGAACTACGGTAAACGTGGTGCCGGTCCGAAGTTGGAAGAAGGCTTGGTGATCTGTATTGAACCAATGATCAATGCGGGCAAAGCCGGAGTCAAATTTTGGGATGATGGGTGGACAGTTAGCACGGTTGATGGCAAGTTATCTGCGCATTTCGAGCAGATGGTTGCGATCAAAAAGGGGGAGCCCGACGTGTTATTGAATTTCGAAGCGATAGAGAAAGTTTTAAATAAAAAGTAG
- the infA gene encoding translation initiation factor IF-1, whose amino-acid sequence MAKQASIEQDGIIREALSNAMFRVELENGHEIIAHISGKMRMHYIKILPGDKVKLEMSPYDLTKGRITYRYK is encoded by the coding sequence ATGGCTAAACAAGCCTCGATAGAACAAGACGGCATTATTAGGGAAGCGCTTTCCAACGCGATGTTTCGCGTAGAGTTAGAGAATGGTCATGAGATCATTGCTCATATTTCTGGAAAAATGCGCATGCACTATATTAAAATATTACCAGGTGATAAAGTAAAGCTTGAAATGTCGCCATACGATTTAACAAAAGGAAGAATTACATACCGCTATAAGTAA
- the ykgO gene encoding type B 50S ribosomal protein L36, giving the protein MKVRASIKKRSADCKIIRRKGKVFVINKKNPKFKQRQG; this is encoded by the coding sequence ATGAAAGTTAGAGCATCAATAAAAAAACGCAGTGCGGATTGTAAGATCATCCGTCGTAAAGGAAAAGTTTTTGTAATTAACAAAAAGAACCCAAAGTTTAAACAACGTCAGGGTTAA
- the rpsM gene encoding 30S ribosomal protein S13, which translates to MARIAGIDLPKNKRGVIGLTYIFGIGRATAAYILEKAGISEDVKVQEWNDDQLAAIRTIINDEIKVEGALRSEVQLNIKRLMDIGCYRGLRHRKHLPVRGQRTKNNSRTRKGKRKTVANKKKATK; encoded by the coding sequence ATGGCAAGGATCGCAGGTATAGATTTACCTAAAAACAAAAGAGGTGTTATTGGCCTTACCTATATCTTTGGTATTGGTCGTGCCACTGCAGCTTATATCTTGGAGAAAGCTGGGATCAGTGAGGACGTGAAAGTTCAAGAATGGAATGATGATCAATTAGCAGCTATCCGTACAATCATCAACGATGAGATCAAGGTAGAAGGTGCTTTACGTTCAGAAGTTCAGTTGAACATCAAACGTTTAATGGATATCGGATGTTACAGAGGCTTACGTCACCGTAAACACTTACCAGTTCGTGGACAACGTACGAAAAACAATTCACGTACTAGAAAAGGTAAACGTAAGACAGTTGCAAACAAGAAAAAAGCTACTAAATAA
- the rpsK gene encoding 30S ribosomal protein S11 codes for MAKSKKVTKKRIVVIEPVGQAHINATFNNIIVTLTNNQGQTISWSSAGKMGFKGSKKNTPYAAGQAANDCGKVAYDLGLRKVEVFVKGPGAGRESAIRSLQSVGIDVTTIKDITPLPHNGCRPPKRRRV; via the coding sequence ATGGCTAAAAGTAAAAAAGTTACTAAAAAACGTATCGTCGTTATCGAGCCTGTTGGACAAGCTCATATCAACGCTACTTTTAACAACATCATCGTAACTTTGACTAACAATCAAGGTCAGACTATTTCATGGTCATCAGCTGGTAAAATGGGCTTCAAGGGTTCTAAAAAGAACACACCTTATGCTGCCGGACAAGCTGCTAACGACTGTGGTAAAGTTGCATATGACTTAGGATTACGTAAAGTTGAAGTTTTCGTGAAAGGTCCGGGTGCAGGTCGTGAATCCGCAATCCGTTCATTGCAGTCAGTAGGAATTGACGTTACAACGATCAAGGATATTACTCCACTTCCACACAACGGTTGTCGTCCTCCAAAACGCAGAAGAGTTTAA